The window GTTATATATAGTTAGTATAAACTaaatgattatagaaggaactattgtggttaccattttaccaagaaaatatagaattttttGAAAGAAATACATTCATCATATCTAAAAGAATCATAAATGTTAATTTTGTAATTACTTGGTGAATATGATAGAGTTATATATAATAAAGATCCGATGGGTAGTGGAATATgtgatttccgccttacttcctgttccttgtttggttgtgggcttaaggtagaTCCACACATTCAACTGTCTATTCGatctatattatatataatttgtatccACTAAATGATCGTAGAAGGAACGATTATGGTCATATTAtttattaagaaaatataggattttctgaaggGACATACGAACTTTTCCAAAGAACAAAGAATAtactttttataacaaaaatacttatgaactcactcactttaatgttgacactttttcaaaccacttgtattcttaggaacgTTAGTAGACAAGTACCCTATCAGGTGTTTCGAAGACAGAGCCTTACGTCTTAACTTTTGTTATAGTTttaatgtaactaatgaaatgTTTTAAACACAATGTAAATTATATGTTATTAATACAATaggttactttgattactattatacaattgttgtgatactgtacatgacgtcctctgccccccgAACGTgtccaccgttccggtttgggggtgtgacacatgcctTCTTGCCTCATTGAAGTAAGCTTCCGTTTTAGCTCGTATGGTGCACTCTCTTTTCTGAAGCGTTCCTCAAGATCTTGCCAGATCTCTCTTGCTCTGCGTGCGTATTTTACATTGTCTCGGATCCACTTCTCCGTAGAAATAGTCAACCAGCCTTTGACAATCGCATCGCTGTATTGCCATGCCATAAGACCTGGTGAGTTTTCTGTTGGTCGTTCCAGGGTGTCATCGATGAAGTCGCCCTTATTCTTTACGAATATAAAGTCTTTGATTTTTATAGACCAATCTTCGTAGTTGCCATCATTCAGTGTTTCGTTAACATGCAGTTGGCAAGGGTAATCGTTTGGGTGAGTATAAAATAGAGAGTTGGGGTCATCTGATGGATTGGTAGACAAACCTGTCCGGTAATGGCGCTTCAGAGTTTTCAAACGGATTAAGACACCCGCTCTCATAccataaagaaaataaaataaggtTAACAAAAACAATTGAAAATATATATAGGAATATTGCTTGAATAACAAGCAAAAATAGAATAAAGAATTTAGATCAGTAAGCAAAAATAAACGGAATCCTAATCAAACTCAAACTCCTTTACAATAAATTAAAAGTTGAATGCCCACTTTCATGTTGTTATAGTATAGTTATATTTAAAGACTTTTAACAAAGTTTGCTAAAATCTTTATACATTTTTTATTGTTAGaagaattttattttgttttgcaaTGAAGTACTGAAATGGTAACATGGGATCCGAAGATATGTATGCTGAAAGTGGAGTGGGAAATGGGAATTGGTTAAAGATTCCCTAATCCATTCAAACCACTCCTTGATACCCTTTTTCAAATATTTTACTTCTCATTACCCCCATCACACGTTTTTTATGACTTCTTGTCTCATCTTCTGCTATATTTCTGAACCACAATTTAAATAAATTTGAGATGAGAttctaaatatataaatatccGATACCCGTTTAGATATGATATGATCTAAACATGGTAAAACGTTAAAATCAAaactgtttgtttgtttttttttttttatttttttatttttttattttttaaatacggGTATAAATGGTTTGGACAGggttaatttgtaattaattaaaaattttgtTTATTGACTTTTTTAAATCCCATAAAAACTATATTCTgtttatattttaaatatgtGAATAACTTTAAAATATATTTCACGAATATAAAAACTACATTATATGTAATATGTCTAGTTAGTCCCGTTTTCAAAACATTGTTTACAGTTTACAAATGTTCATTTTCGTTCTATAGAGGTTGAGTGGGACCCACTATAAGTATCAGGTAATAGGGTATTTTCCTCCATATGTCACACAAATCAAATAGTATCAAGATTCAAACACACACAATATCCATGGTCTACTTTTACACATAGCCATCTACCTTGATGCCAAATCAAGTAACTTAAACAATGCCCCATGTCTAAAAAAGCTTGCAACAAAACACCCAAATTTGGCATAGTGGTTGTGGAGTTGTTACACAAAACCAAAACCATTTGCCACAAAACAATTCCCATGACTAATACTTATACTCCTTCAATTCTCTCTTCTTTTAGCATCTTTAATCATTTTCATTGCTAATCATGAAAGACTCCTCAAAATCCTGGCAACCCTTTATAGCAAACTGTTGTTCTGTTAAGGATCAAACAGTGTTCAACAATTTTAGCAGATGTAGGACTTCAAGGTCCGATTTCTCAAAGAATGTGACTCCATCACCATCTTTTAGGCACCTATCTTTCTCAGACCTTAGCCAGTCTTCTTCTATGCGTATAAATGAGGACATAGCGCAGACTTTTGGTCCTGATTTGTTTGACTTCAAACTCAGTGAGTTACGAGCCATAACTCAAAATTTCTCTAGCAACTTCTTGCTTGGGGAAGGTGGGTTTGGTACAGTTCATAAGGGTTATGTGGATGACAACATGAGATGTGGAATGAAGGCACAAGCCGTTGCAGTTAAGCTTCTTGATATTGAAGGGTTGCAAGGACATAGGGAATGGCTAGTaagtttaaataaataatattgttatgattagattaaaaatatgatTGATTGTCTATATATAATGATTACAATCATTGTTTCTTTTTGGGAAATCATGAAGGCGGAAGTGATATTTCTCGGGCAACTTAGGCATCCTAACTTAGTTAAACTAATCGGATattgttgtgaagaagaagaaagacTCCTAGTGTATGAGTTCATGCCACGTGGAAGCTTGGAAAATCATTTGTTCAAGAGTAAGATGATCATGTTTTGTTTATAAAATTTTCCAATAGTAATTATGTTGTGGATTGAACATATTAGCTGTTGTAATTAATACAGGAATCTCAGTTTGCCTACCATGGGGAAACAGATTAAAGATTGCAATAGGTGCTGCTAAAGGGCTCGCATTCTTGCATGGTGCTGATAAGCCTGTTATATATCGCGACTTCAAAACTTCCAATATCTTATTAGATTCGGTAAGCATATTTTTTCTTCACATCTttgtattataattatattatatgACTTGTTATAAAAAGTAATACTATAAATGTTTATGATTTAGAATCTTTcatgaaatattaaataaataatgtaACTTAATTAAACCCCATGCATTTTTACATTGGCAGGATTTTAATGCAAAGTTATCCGATTTTGGGTTGGCAACAATGGGTCCTGAAGGATCAAACACTCATGTAACCACTAGAGTCATGGGTACTTATGGTTATGCTGCTCCTGAATATGTCAACACTGGTATTAATTGCTCTAAACTACCTACTCCACAAACATTACTAACAAAACCAAATAAAACCAAACCAATTAACTGTTACAATTCTTCTAAATTTACTCAACACTTTGGTTGACTAGACTTAATTAGTTAATTACTTCTTCAATATGAATTATAAAGACATAAAAACATGATGAATATAAACCCTCTACTTCTCTTTGTCTATATATAAAGGTTTAACAAATTCATTGCAAAATTGTAGGCCATTTGACCACAAAGAGCGACATTTACAGCTTCGGAGTGGTGTTGATAGAACTACTAACTGGAAAAAGGGCAATGGACAAAACGAGGCCTAAGAGTGAACAATATCTTGTGGATTGGGCAAAACCGTATATGACTAGCAGTCGAAGATTGCGTTGCATAATTGACCCAAGATTGACAGGTCAATACTCAGTGAGGGGAGTGAAGGAGATGGCAGTTTTAGCACTAAATTGTGTGAACTTGAACCCTAAAGATAGGCCAAAAATGACTGAAATAATCGAAACTCTAGAACGCCTTGAAAATCTGAAGGACATGGCAGTGACTTGTGGGCAATGGCCTGTAGCTTCAAGAAAAACCGCTAGAGATGCAGTTTTTTCTCCTAAAGGAAGAAAAGAAATTAATGGAGGTCATATATATTGGAAACAGACTCCTGTTAAAAACATAAAAGTGAAAGGATAATGAATAAAATATagtgaatttattataaaattgTGAAGAAAAGTCAACAAGTGCTCCTATTTGTGTACTAATGCTTATATTATAAGTCAGATATACATATAAATTTTGAGAGATATGTGCCCTACATGTATGTCATGCTTGTATTAGATGCTTCCTATTACCATTTTTATTTTGACAATTGTACATGATAGTAGTgctgattttttttattgttacagGGAATTTCACTAATCTAACCAACTTTGTCAGTGTTTTTGAACAAAATAACCAACTTTCTGAGTTTTGTAAGATAACCATGAACATTGCATTCTATATAGGGGTGAGATCGGTTGATAAttcatagtttcccgagaacctgagaactaaaggtggagcgttagatcaaaattaactCATTAAGAGCATGATTGTAATCTTACCGAtctctattaatgtttatttttttgtgttattagacaaaattaacataataaatcaaatttcggatttttttaatatatttttttaaatagagtttcttaaatttttttttttagaaaacatgaatttaaaaaaaaatggcaaaatgtaattttttttagaaaactgcaaaaatttaaaaaaaaaaaaaacctgcaattttttttaaaaaaactgcattttttttcaaagaaaaactacaatttaaaaaaaaacctgcaatctttttataaaaaaaaactgcatttttttttcaaaaaaaaaaaactgcaatttgaaaaaaaaaaaaaaaactcaatttttttttttaaaactgcattttctttcaaaaaaaacttgcaatttttttttataaaaaaactgcaacgtttaaaaaaaaaaggtccaattttaaaaaaaaaaactgtatttTTTGAAAAcgtaaaatttaaaaaatcagtaaattttaaaaaaacagACCtagaatatttataaaaaaaaacctaATTTTTGTAACAAAAAAACTCAACGTGTTTGGTGCATATATATGCGTAGTTTTTTAATATTCGTAAGCAatcataaaatattttatttttattaatcaatctataaacataatgCTGACTCGAGAGATGTGTGTGGGTTGACTTAGGTTTTCTAAGCATAAAATACATATTAACTGGGTAGCAGAAACAATTAATAGTTTACTAAGTGTACATGCACTCaaagatctatgttttactagtTTTAGTAACATACTTTAAAATCAAACGACACAAGTAtaaattacatacctcttgatctCTTGTTTGAGACCTTGTGATTGAGAACCTTTGCAATGGATGAATGACCAAAAGTAGAATCCCTCTATTGTAGGTAATCCCAAGGCTCCAAGAAGCAGACTGTAAGGATTGTTTTTGTTGTAATTAGTCGAAGTATGTTTTGTACTCTTCGTATATTGTGTAATCTATTTTACTATGACACTTTTATATGAAGCTTAAGTGTTTATGCCTTAGTATATTTGTTGTATGCTTTATGtgtcctataaataggatcattTACTAGAGTTAGAAAGAGTCTTGACAGTCTGTTCTTTAGTTCCCTGTAAACACAAAGCGTAATAGAGCTGAAGCGAAATCTTATTTACTTTCTGTGTTCAATCTCTCATACTTTCTTCAATATTAACTCTGATTAAAATCTTACTTGATTTATTGAttcatcaattggtattagagcaggaatcatctctgtgatctgattttcatttgtTCAAAAAGTTTTTGAATCAACTTTTTGGTTCAAAAGTTTCCGCGCCTTTTGAAATTGAAACATTCTCTTAGATCTAAGATTGTGATTCGATTTTGCATTTGAATTGTTGAATCGAGCGTTATACTGGATTTTATGAATCGTTTCAGATAATCGTTTTCAAATTCCCATTGTTATTTCAAAAATCTCTAAAAACTTCATCTGTTCATCAATAACGAACTTTAATCTCAATTCAATGACTTCGTTTTCTCATCTGCTAGGATcatcaaccaaaattccaatgttaattcctgaatattatgatcagtgggctgatcgtaTGCAGGATTATCTGAAATGGGCttgatgaagaattatggaattgcatcaatggaACAATTCAACCTCCATTGAATGTTCAAAACATAGGTTCATCTGGAACTACTTCTGTTGTTGAAGATCAACAAACAAGACTGAAGAACAATGAAAAAGATGCATGAGAGAGTTGAGAGGTGCTTTGCCACCTATTGTTTACAACTACATTCGTGGTTGTAAAACTGCTAAGGGGATTTTGAATACTCTCAAAGAAAAGCATCAAGGAAGTGAGAAGAAAAAGATCAATTCCGTTAAGCAGTGTTTGGTTGAACTGAAGGAGTTCAGACAGAAGGAAACTGAAACAATTGAAGTCTACTACGATCGTCTGAATGAGTTGATCTACAGGTGCAATCGCTATGGAATCACAAGGTCCTTAATGGAGTATAATCTTACTTTTGTTATGGGACTAAGGAAGGAATGGAGGAGTGTAAGTATGATGATCAAAAGTCAGCAGAGCTTTGACAGTTCATCTTTGAATGATGTTTACAATCAGCTAATGATACACGAAAGTGATGTTTCTGAAATAGCTGAAGAATCGAAGCAATGTTTAGGAGGACCACTGGctttagttttgaaagtatcagaGGTGGAATCTGTTGAAAAGGAGAATTCAGATGAAGAAGGTTTTCTCTTAAATTCGGATGATGAAGCTGTAGGTTTTTACTCGAATAATcgagttaaaaagtttttcaaaaagccttttaatcctaAGGGAAAGCAGAGTGAGGTGAAAGGAAATTTTACAAAGTCTGGTGTagaagagaaaaagaaatttgaaaagtATGAGAAGAATGATGACAAGGTGAAAGATTTTAAGGCAGAAAAGAAATTGAAAGAGGATTCTGGTGTAGATTGTCATTATTGTAATGGTGCGAATCACTTTGCAGTTGATTGTATGCTTCGAAAGAAAGAGGAAAAGAAGAATAGAGTCAAGGACGAAGCATATTATGTTGAAAAACTAGAGGAAGTTCGTGAGAAGGCCAATGGATTGTCTCTTGTCGCAAGAAGAGAGAGTGAAGATGAAGAAAGTGGCACTTATCAGATCTGTTCATCCGAGTCTGATGATGAGGAGATGTGGCATCCTACTCATGGTGCCATGTTTGCAAGCTTTGAGGATGTAGAAGAAGAGGAGATCTCTGGACGTTGCTTTGTTACGAAGTCAAGTGACAAATCTCCTATGACAACTAAGGTTCGTTCAATAatcgaatcttttaatattcctttacatgcatatgattctgaaataattgcttttgatgatactgttgcttactttgatgctattgttgtgtctgctagtaacgAGGCAAAgaacttaataatcaattgctTGAGACTCAAAAGTTGCTAGACACGAAACGTTGTAGGGTAGAGTATCTAGAGTTACAATTACGAAATGTCAATAATGATATAGAGAATCTAGACAAAGATGTAAGGATGTTGTTGGCAGAACGTAACGTATATTGTAACTCTGCAAAACGTTTGTATGccaaattaactgctttacatcactcttctgatgttagcaaagaacaacatcgtAAAGTGTTACCTTTTCTTGCATTCGAAAGAGAAAAAGTTGATGTCAtgtcatatgattgtgaaaacaCAATAGTTGATTTTAACAAAGTACCAAGACGATAGGTTTGCATATGGCGTTGTTAAGATAGATTGGTTTTTAaatgctgatgaattggttaatattgttaatgaaagtttgacaaaagatgaacaagtgaaaattttgaaaagaactgaacATTCGAAACTTGATTCACAATTTAATTTTGCTGATGTCGATGAGAATTCGGATATTCTTAGCGAAATCAGTGAAATTGAATAAGAAGAAAGtattgattgttctcagttgttTATCATTCGCATCACATCTaaggtcaaaggtaaagaaattgttaatgattcGATGGTTGAGGATGACATTGGAAAACCCTCTACTTCAAATTTTTTTGACTTTGATGATGTGGAAATTTAAGACAGTCAGAAAGATAGTAGCGATGATGAGGAGGACGAAGTTAAAGTTTCGAATGTTTATAAGGCAGAAAAGAAAGTTTCAgctgaaactttaattccaagagTTGTTGTTGAACAAGTGTATGGTGACACTGAATTGTTCGACAAAGTGATTAGTGACAAAGGAGCACATTTTCTGGAAACCAACACAGTTGTGTATCCAAATTTTACATGTACTGATAATGTTGTgtttccaaatcaagtgtttgtcactactggaaatgcagAGAATATAAAGCCAGAATTCAACAAATTGGTCGAAGAAGATATCCTCTATCAAGTATATCAGGAGGAGTTGGAGGTACGTCAGTTTCCTTAATAGCCTTTTTCAATATTGAATTAAAAGCTAGGACAATTACAAGTTCTTTGTTGGTGGAAcattttttacaaccttgattgtGGTTAATTTGAATGATTCATTAGTGTAAACAAATTCCAACAGATCTTTAGATCACTTAGTGATGCAAATCTCATATAACTTGATAAACCAGATTCACATCAATCATAAGACTGTGATGTCGAATGACTTCTAGAATCTTATCGAACTGGATTTTTGGTAATGCAATTCTTATTCATATCAATATGACTATGATTTCTCATGTATATTTCATccaaactttttcatgtatttAAATCGGTATGTTTTATGGTCAAATCTAAATGAGCAATTAGTTAGACCAATTTCTTTAGATATTCATCTTTCTTGAAAAATAGGCTTGCATTTATCATAAGACATGTAGTCAAATGAATTCGAAAATCCTATCCAACTGGATATTTGATAATGCAATTCTTATTTCCAAAAAGATGATTCTACATTAGTATAGAATATTCAAATATTCAAATTTGTTTTTGAAATATTGTTCCTATACCAGGTTCAAAAATTTTATGACTTCTTGTATAAATAGGcaacatataaaatgttatatatttAATCAAGTAAGAACAATcttataatatttgtataaacaATCAGGCAAGTGTACCTAATCGTTTATCATTATAGTTGACATATGAGCGACTTGTCGAACTCAATTGGAATAGGTATGGTTCGGTTCAGATAATTCACATGTTAGCTAAATTAAAAGGCAATATTTTTATTAACAAACTAAATTAAGATAAAGAGCAATCTAAAAGCTagaaattaaacttaaaccaagGAATAATAAGTGCTTTCACTCATATTCGACCCACTTAATCACAAACGATTTCTTAGAAGTGCAATGGATTTAATTTGTCGTCTATCGATTCCTAGATTTAATAGTTATATTGGTATGATTAATTAATCCTAATGATTTTAAGGACAACTAACGCAATGATAATGTAAttaactgtcacaccccgctaaagcggaaacacgaggcatgacagtataaagggtttcatagcaaaagttaaaagacaacaccaaccatagtattaaaaatcattacaaatttacaatgggtttgaacaacttttaaaattacaatgaaaatagaaatacaatacatgcgaatgctcctaaaagtgaagtgtccctaagtgccacttacttgatgattcctgaaaaagcatgtaaaacgagcctcaactataaaaatagttggtgagtataaacaaaataatattggttccatgaattgaaatcaaagttttgataaacgtttccaataataaaagtatattgttaaaataagtaaataggtttgtaaaaaaaaaaatctttgttatcatgagagataaagtatgttgcccaaatgagatgcaacgttcatattctcatggaagataaaggtcgttactcaaacgagtaaacaagtttcattgctaaaatgaacaatcaatttcgttgctacaaggagcaaacaatttcattgctaaaacatgtatataagtttcCAATATTAAAAGTTCGTTGTTATGATGAGatacaaagtttattgctataatgagaaacaaagttgattgctataattgataaatgagtttattgccataataaataacaagtttgtatgtgtatgagcaaacaatgagttctcaaccaagcctatgactgaagccctatcaagatctatgcttatcattccatagattatatggtatcatgcactccaacaatcgggcgagtgaggagttgtcaattcctaatagcgctctccataatgaccattggctcaaagagttaatggttacaGAAAAAGTGTAAGGGAATGGCCTTAAgatgataagttctcatgttccgtgttgcatagacatacatagagaggTATAACAATAAAATAGCAATCATTTTtgaacaaatcaatttaaatacaacaagcaaataatagttttttgggacatgtttttccaccccaaaacataaaaactaaaaataggggagtgcgtgaatactcacaatatgcattgagatgatgcaaatggtgccttcaaCTATGATCCACTTAtaccactatcgattcctacacgatgttacacactaatgacTCTCTAATAGAAagctaacactagtatacttactactacaatagaattatgccaataaagtgtcaaaatttaatactgttaagttacaaacatttttttgaaatggtgaaattttataactcatgtgattaagataattttggatatcattttccatatttttgtaatattaattaagggtatttcaatacatttaaaggtgttttaaactcctaaaaatcTAAAATATTATCAAAAAGTTTCCAAAAACTGTCAAACTTTGGATTTTCATTCAAAATATAGTAGAGTTCTTCCAGAAATTttcccttgaatttttgatgtgattaactatttttccaaaattttaagtcttcataacaatataaactcatgaaaaatagcattcaaaggataaaaattcCC of the Lactuca sativa cultivar Salinas chromosome 6, Lsat_Salinas_v11, whole genome shotgun sequence genome contains:
- the LOC111890006 gene encoding probable serine/threonine-protein kinase PBL15, with protein sequence MKDSSKSWQPFIANCCSVKDQTVFNNFSRCRTSRSDFSKNVTPSPSFRHLSFSDLSQSSSMRINEDIAQTFGPDLFDFKLSELRAITQNFSSNFLLGEGGFGTVHKGYVDDNMRCGMKAQAVAVKLLDIEGLQGHREWLAEVIFLGQLRHPNLVKLIGYCCEEEERLLVYEFMPRGSLENHLFKRISVCLPWGNRLKIAIGAAKGLAFLHGADKPVIYRDFKTSNILLDSDFNAKLSDFGLATMGPEGSNTHVTTRVMGTYGYAAPEYVNTGHLTTKSDIYSFGVVLIELLTGKRAMDKTRPKSEQYLVDWAKPYMTSSRRLRCIIDPRLTGQYSVRGVKEMAVLALNCVNLNPKDRPKMTEIIETLERLENLKDMAVTCGQWPVASRKTARDAVFSPKGRKEINGGHIYWKQTPVKNIKVKG